ACATAAAATCATCTTGTAATGATActtgtaaaaataaaataaaaagcagAGAATCCAAAAATAACTGAAGCCTTTTGGAAAGAAATTTGATCCATTTCTCTGCATGCAATCTTTGAATTAGTTTTTGGCAAACAATCTTTAAAATCCCCAAAACCCAATTCCTTCTCGTTAAAAACCATAAAAGCAAAAAGCCATGGAAGAAATTCTTTGAATCAATGCTTAGAAAATTCTAATCTCAAGCAAGAAATTTAGCAATTAGCTCCACCAGCACAAATgcaattgaattgaaatgatctaGATTTGCCAATGATAATAAAACAGAGAGATACGACATGAACACAGAAAAAATGATCTAGAaaaaattgcaatccaaaatTCAAAGTACAACTACAAAGTTGGTGTTTGGAGGTTAAATATACATAtataacaataaaaaataaaaaataaaaaaacactaaacccaattctaacagaaaagCAAAGCAAAACAAGAATCGCCacaaaacaagaaaaaaaaaacccggaaaaaaaaatcaattcgtTCACATGATGCAAATTCACACCTGGAGACATATTTCACAAGTtgtgtttccttctctttacaGTTTTCTGTATGCAGTTCAATCTCCACAAGCAAAACGGAAACAAGAAAAGATTACCTTGGGGCGATTGAGCTTGACTCTTTCTTAGAAGACTACTTCGATAATTTCAGTTCTCTATTCCCTTTAATTTCTCTCTTTTGCTTCGGTCAATTGATAGTTTTAATCCCTAATCTACTCTTGCATTTGCTTTTATTACCACCACCTTTAATCTTTTGTTTCCTACctcaaaaaatttaattttttaaacttaTTTCTTACTTCAACTAAATATTATTTAAAGAAAAAGGTCAAATAGATCATCATGTGCATTAAGCATTACAGTCCaatcatgcttgtgaatataccAATCAGATTACATCCAATTAGCTTTTagcaaaattattaaaatttcaatgatgatgcagaatttttcaactacAGTCTGACTAGGATCCCATTTTCTTCTTATCAAAAGTTACTTGAAAAAGGTTGAAGCAAAACCGAGAATGAAGATAAAGTCAAGTCAAAATCGATCTCAACTTGCATTGAACCTAGTATATGGAAATCTAGCATCCAAGAAACACATTCGTATTTCGTACCTGAAATAGCCGAGCAATCCTTGGTCAAAAACGCGGCAGACTCTTCCATTGCCTTAATTATCCACGATCTCAACCTCACATTACCGCCGCGACAGAACCCCAAATTGATAACCGCATTATTGCCTAATGAGaacctcccaaaccctagcttcgACGGCGGCAACGGTCGAGATTCAAATTCCGGCAAGTAACCAGATACGAAAGGCCTCACTCCCTGCACCGCAACCATTTCAAAAAACGAAAAACCAACACATCTGCGAGTTTGGCGGCAAAGAAAAAAGGAAATTCGTCAATGAATGCGAATCACCCAAATGGTTTTGGTTAGATACGAAAAACGACAGGTAGTTTGGACGGGACAGATTTTTGAGTGATGATTGGGTGGTTGAGTTTGAATGGGCGATGGACACGGCGGTGTGGACGTGGATGCAGAGCCGTCGGAGTGGAAGCGTAGAAGTTTTATAATTTGCGTGCGGATTGTGTAGCGGAGGTGGAGACAAGAGAGTGGTGGTGCCGAAATGAGTGGCTGTCACGCGCTGAAATGGTGTCAGTTGATGGAGTGTCAACATCACTTTTTGTTCCTGATATATACGTGGGAAAATTATGATCCAGTCACAGTCAGTATCTCTACTCTATCACCTCCTGAATCTTATCATatattgaaaattgaaaattaaaaattaaaaattaaaaattcgaAATATCACACTAGACATCTAGCTGAAAATTTTAGCAGTGTAACAAAAAAATCATGTTGTTACTTAATAGCAGTGTTATAAAATCCGATTTGGAGGTTGACTTTTGTGCAAGGGATGCAATGAACGAGTTTGTAGTTTAAGTCGTGAGCGAATCAATGATTTAATTAGTCagctattaaaaattaattaaatatataaattaattaaaattaattaaatataatatttattaatataaataattataattaattaaattttaataattttttaaaattttatataaaaaaatattcaaataatataatgtttaaatatataatttttttaatatttataaaatattaagtatatattaAAACAATAAATATATTGAAGGTAGttcaattaattttgattttcaatatttttttatgaagttttgagtttaattttttattttaaaaataaaaataataataataaagagaaATTATATTGAATAATTGAATCgatcaaatcaattaaattatattgGTACAGTGATTCAACTACTAGATCGACTGAATCACgtcatataaattttttatatgatTCAATAAAACCAAATTGATTTAAAAACCAGTTTGCATATTCACTAATTTAACTAGACGATCGGTTCAAATTTAATAACTATATTTGttagtttaataataataaaattatttcattattgtgagatgtataaataaaaataaatatcataTTTTGTCATATTATATTAAAAGTCATTTCGCGCCATCACTTTTAATTATATCTTATTTAacacttaaattttataaaaatttaatgaaaatttaaaatatgtgtAAATCATGTTTGCGCATTCAAATAGTTATACTTTTATGAAATTTAAGTATAAAATAGGATACAATTGTGTAAAGTGACTTTTCAACTAAAGTTTAGGATTAAAAATACTTTCAAAAATAAGTTAGGCTTGATATATTTTTTTCACGCCTAactttttttgaaaattaaaggtTGTACTAGGCAAATAAATCATGTAACGTATGTCATGTGAAAACAAGAAGAGAAAGATGGGTATGCCCATCGGCTTGCATTGCATGCTACCAATCAGACGTGATTTGGAAGACTTGCCGTTCTTGATTTGTATTCTCCGCATGCAAAGCTTTCCATCGCGCACTCCACTAGCTGCCAACAGATCAGAGATGCGTGATATCACCATTCACCTCATACAAATAGTTATGCCCATTTGATGAAGGTTAGGTATTTCTTGTCGTATTAATTAGCTTTTTGCCGTCAGTGGCCAGCGGTGATCACCGAGCATTAAGCACAACGAATTCCTGAAAAATGTTCCAGACGAGTATCAACTCGGATTAATTTCATCTACCATGCGTCTGTCAATTTTAAACTTTGTGAAAACAAgctcaataatttaattttaaaacagtattatttttttttttttatttgaattatagtTTGATCCAtccatgatttttttttattatatatataatttttaattttcatattattattGTTAGACACATTTTTCTAATCAATAACGTGTCAGACATATAATAAAGCGTTAGAAAAAAAATTCATGTggcattttaaataattaaacaatatCTTAAAATAATACATGTCATTTACATGTATTCAATCTAAAAAATCCACAATTAATAAATAGCTTTAACAAAGAAAATTCTTctttttatcaaataaaaatccATCAATTCAATATGCTAAATACCATCTATGTTCAACTTAATTGATATTGACTAGGATTTTTTGGTCATTGGATGGCCCTGTCTGTAATAATGAAAGATACCACGACTTGAATTTTAtgtcagaccggcactaggatttTTGCCAATATAAAACTCCTGAAGCACGTAGTAAGCTTAACTGTTCTCGAATCCATAATCAGGGCCAAAATCATAGTCCAATATATAaccgaaaataaaataaaacactataaatttacTTGGGCCAATTCAATCCGATTTCTATAAAAAAAACCCCTTACTAAGGAAGTCTGACTCAACCCTAATACACAGCATGTACAAACCATCTCATCGTTATAAACTTTAACcttcttcaaatttcttattcCTTGCTTGATTGTTAACTCCATTACTTTTGGAATTATAACTCTATGATTGGCTCTTACTAGTACATCCTTCATATTGTATAACACTACAGTACCATCCTGCTATTTACATTCTGCAACACATGTAATTCACCAGGGAAGGTTCTTCTCATACCTCCTGCACTAATTTGACCATCAGAACATTGCTCATCATGGTTAGATAGATGTCCTTGAACCTATCAGTTCCACCTGAACTAACGGGGTTGTGGTAAACACGTATTCTGCCACAATCCCTAACTGGATACTTTAAGAGTTCATTCTCCTTGATACAGCTACATCTACTACTTacaactttccaaacttcaatGTCAAATTTACCCATATTTCTTAATACTCCTCTTTAAATTTCATCACCTTTTTGCATTTATTGTGCTCTTCTATAAGATATTAGCTGCACCTACCATTTGTCGTATTATTGTCCCACCTGATCAGCTGCACCTACCATTTGTCGTATTATTGTCCCACCTgacctttgttatattattgttcCACCTGACATATCATGTTTGTAATTTACTATCTTTGCTTATACTCTATTCATCTTTCATATTATAATCATTTGTTTTGTGTCCCTTATAATCTGATATATTCTAGAATATAGCTTTCACtaacaaatttttaatttattcacaatcattttataatttatttaaattttataatttttcaggGCATTACAAAAGAGTTTAGGTTGATAGTCCAAACAAGACTATTTCGACGCCAAGTCCATAAATGCTAAaggaaaaaataaatattgaaaaataataaGAGAATGAAATTGCATGGAGATGACACCTTTTCCATCACAATTAGAGTTTTGCCAGTTCATAATGGAAATGACATCTATCACATAGCTATATTTTCGACGAAAATATAACATATCCTAATAGCGTGTACCATTATTTCAAAGTGATTCGTTTTATCCAAGCATTCTGACTTTACCCAGCATTCTATGTACCTTCTAAACATTGTTCATCTTACATGAACATTCTGCATTCTATTAGGACACTTTTTATCCTACCATCTTTGTCTTATTGAACATTCTTATCTTATCCGAACATTCTTATATTCGGCTATGAAAATTCGAATCCGATATGAAGTTCCCTTAAGGTTATCTCAGATTTTAGGACATACTATATTAATCAAACAGTGGACACAATGGTGAAACCTACTGCACTCCTAAAGGGAGATTCGAATTTAATCATTAGAGAAGGCATTATTAAAAATGAATTTCAAAGAGATTAATTTTATGTGAACTATAAAATCAACATGGAAGATACcattatgtataaaaaaaaaaaatccaaaacttaTAATTACTTACCCTTAAAAGAAAGAACAAAAACAATTTAAGGGCATTTGATCCGAATCATTTTGATTCAACAAGcatttttgtaaattaaattaacaaatatAAGTTAAAAACCTCAATGAGCAAATCAATATTCAGTGAGCAAATAAATCCAACCCCCCGAAAAAAAAAATGTGGCCATCCTAGACAGTAAGTCTCCTTTTATGAGAAGCCTCCTCATTTTGCTGTGTGGTCTCAGAAACATCTTCATTTTCAGCTTTTACCGCAGTTCCATCTTCTTTGCTCAAAATTTTGTTCTTAGTGTGGCTTTTTGAAGCAGATTTTGATACCCATAATGTACTTTTTAATCTACGAATCAGTCCCATTCCAATACCGATATTTTTCTTACTTCTGGGACTGTCCTCGTGTGAAGACCCTCCTGTTTTTGCACCTCTAACACCTAGTCTGAAACCAGCAAAGGAAGTTGATCCTCTTTCGCCTCTTTCTATCTTAGCATCCGTCGAACCATAATGAAAACTCGCAGACCTAGATGAACCCATCACACTCCTTTCTTCCCTTTCTAGCTTCCGTCTCCTCAACCCCATAATGCTTCTTTCCTTCTCTGACCCAACCAAAAGCTTCTTCTCCATCAGACTTGTTTCCTTCTCAGATTTCTGCAAAAGCTTCTTCATCCCAGCCAACTCTTTCTCCAAGCTTTCAATACGTGAGTTCGTGGCGTCCATTTCCTCTTTGAGTTGAGCTGCTTCTCGTACAGCTGCATCCCGTTGAAGGATTGAGCCAAGGGTGATGACCTCATTCTCCTCGTGATGTTGGGGTGCACAGTGGTTGGTGGCAGCTGCAGTGGAGGTGAAGATTGCACGGCGGGTATTTAGCTGTTCAATCAACATGGCTCGGACAATGAATCGTAATGGGAGTCTAGGATTCTGCACTGCATGAATGAGAAGCTGAGGAGAGAGCTTTTCACAGTCAATGAAATTGCATATCTCCATCTTCTGCTCTTCTGTTATCTTCCCACTATGTTCCTGTGCTCAAAATCAAACCCATCAAAATGAAGCAAGAGAATAGATAGAAATCTACAGATCAATACTTGCAAATAGCAAGTTACCTGGATGTAAAGATCGACAATCCTGTACAGCACGTCGTGGCAAGTAAACCTGAAATGCATCGTCTCTGCTACGATTTCAAACTCGTCAGCGGCCAAATCTATAATATCGTCGACAACTCTGTCCATCTCGCTTCCATCATCGCTCAAAGCTTCCACGCATCTACTCAAGAGAAACGCTGTCGTTTCAGCCTCTGGAAGCAACCGCAAACACGAACCAAAAACAATCTGCGCCAGCTCCCGGTTAACAACAATCACTCGACGGAAGTACTTTTCCGTTATCTGCCTCAAGTTCTCGTCGCGTTTATTGTCTGTCATCCCCAGCACCTCGGCTGCGGTTCTCAGCGCCGCCACGTTGAACGGCGTTAACACTACGTGGGTACCGTAGCAGAAGTCTGCAACAAGGGCGAACGTTTCAGCCGTTATGTTTAGCGGGAGCGTTATTTCGGAGAGTTCCGTTAGTTGACGTTTCAAATACGTGCTCCTCGATGCTAGCGGTTCCTGCGGAAATGAAAAGGTGAAATATCATAAGTGACCCACAACTTTACATTAATTGCTGAATGGTACCGTTCGTTCCCTTCCATCAAAAGAAAATTTACTTGAGCATAGAATTTGGTTTGGGCCCGATATGTCTGAGGCCTACTTCATGAACGAACCGGGCTTTTTCCATAATAGGTTGCAAAGTTAGAAATAGCAAGAATTGGCTGGTAGAAAGGATCATTTAATTGTATCGATAATCATCTCTACCCAATGAGCAGTTTTGCCAAGAAATGAAAAGCAGAAAGGCCATTGAATACCAAGGGCCAAGTGCAAATGTCACTAACTAGATGGGCATTATATAGTAGAAACCACCTAAATTGTATAGTCACATCAGCCATAGCTGTGCTTAACATTTTCTTGGGATCATTACCTTGAAAACTGCTTCAATTTTGAGATACCAACCTCCCAGTTGCCTCCTATTTACTGCTACTATTTATGCTAAACAACCAACCTTAAAATACAAGGGatcaaaatcaatcaaagccttaGGGCAGTTGGAGAATTCACCATCAATTGCCAGTGTGGAGAAAAACATTGGCCCATTGCCATTGTAACACAAAAACAACACTGGatgttcaaattttgaataaaatcaTATTTGGGTATAGTACTGATCTTCATTTCATCCAGTTGCGGCCATTCCAATCATGGTTGTATCGGACTCAACTCCCAAAATAAATGATGGGAATTGGGGAAGGCATGTATCTAGTATTACAAACCCTGGCAACAAACGCTAATGTACAATTTCCCATTTGAAATTACTTCCAATAATGTAGTACTTGTTACTGTTAAAGAAATGAAGAATTATAGGCTGCAAGAGAACCACcctttctttttctcatcttAACTCAGCACAGCATCTGATTAATTACATTATTAATCTCATTGACTGCAATTTGGCAGTATAAAAGACGTCTGTAATTTGAGTTCTGGGAGAAATGGGAGAAATTAAACAATGGGAGCAGTAGAGAAAGGACTGACCTTATGTAGATGAAAGCAGGTTCCCTGGACATATATCAAGACATCTGTTTGCTTCCCTGTTGCCTGGGacctttttataataattaaccaCAAAAGAGATGGAGGATTAAAAGAATTCaatagaaattaataaaataaatgaaaaaaaaaagaaaaaaaagaaaaatcagatacCAGGACTCAACTCTAGAATGGAGAGGTATGGGAGGAGAAGAAATGGATGGAGAGGCAGAAGAACATTCAGAATCTTCCTCATAGATGGTGTCTACAAGCCCCAAATCTTTCCAGCCCCTCATCTTCTGGTGCCTCTTCAATAAGGAGATAGCAGTTTTGGTTTTCAATTTCAAGGTGGTTTGAATGCTTGGTGGTGTAAATGGCCTTAGGGTTTTTGAAATTCTCTGCCTGCTAGATGGTTATAAATTCGTATTAATGGGTGCATGTGATGACTCATAAATGCTGTTCTTAAATACCCTTTATGCTTAAATCAAAAATTATTTTGGTATTCTgataaaaaattttgagaaatctgATAAGGACTCCCCACTTCCCAAGCTTATTGCATATCGCATAGCATAAAAATAATCTGCATTTCAAGTGTAATCTTGTAGATTATCTGCTCCACCATTAAAATATTAAAGTCAAATTTTTTGCATAAGGTCTCGACTGATTGATTGCCATGTGAAGCACCCACTTGCCATTTTTAACCTTATTTTTGGGAACAATATCTTGTGTGGATCTCTTCTAGAAGGGATGATTACATCATTGGATTTGCTTCTTCATTTACAAATGATGAATTTATTGttttttatttagaaataattaaaaattaatttaaaaattataacataTTTTACAAATTATTTTATACAGTATATTGAAAGAAgaaattaagattaaatttatGACAAAAAGGTATTATGAGTTTTAGATCTATTAGTAAAGAGGGGAAATTATCTATGATAATTACAATTTAGTATCTGAAATTTagttaaacttataaattaatccatttatttaattttttttgtttaaatcatcgttaattataccaaaaatctcaataaatttataatataaattttatataaaaatagtcCCTTTTATAatgtttattattttaattataatattattattttattttatcaatattctatattatattatatatttaaactaaaagaatttaattggaaaatttattattatattattttataattaagaaaaaatggAAATTAATTTTAGCATTTTCACGTTTATATACATTCAAGTAGAGACAAATTTAGGTTTAATAAAATATCAACAATTAaatagaaaagttttaaaaattaagagaCTGATATGTAAATTTTACTAAATTTCAAAAACT
This sequence is a window from Hevea brasiliensis isolate MT/VB/25A 57/8 chromosome 10, ASM3005281v1, whole genome shotgun sequence. Protein-coding genes within it:
- the LOC110670503 gene encoding BTB/POZ domain-containing protein At3g49900 isoform X2 → MRKILNVLLPLHPFLLLPYLSILESQATGKQTDVLIYVQGTCFHLHKEPLASRSTYLKRQLTELSEITLPLNITAETFALVADFCYGTHVVLTPFNVAALRTAAEVLGMTDNKRDENLRQITEKYFRRVIVVNRELAQIVFGSCLRLLPEAETTAFLLSRCVEALSDDGSEMDRVVDDIIDLAADEFEIVAETMHFRFTCHDVLYRIVDLYIQEHSGKITEEQKMEICNFIDCEKLSPQLLIHAVQNPRLPLRFIVRAMLIEQLNTRRAIFTSTAAATNHCAPQHHEENEVITLGSILQRDAAVREAAQLKEEMDATNSRIESLEKELAGMKKLLQKSEKETSLMEKKLLVGSEKERSIMGLRRRKLEREERSVMGSSRSASFHYGSTDAKIERGERGSTSFAGFRLGVRGAKTGGSSHEDSPRSKKNIGIGMGLIRRLKSTLWVSKSASKSHTKNKILSKEDGTAVKAENEDVSETTQQNEEASHKRRLTV
- the LOC110670503 gene encoding BTB/POZ domain-containing protein At3g49900 isoform X1, with the protein product MRGWKDLGLVDTIYEEDSECSSASPSISSPPIPLHSRVESWSQATGKQTDVLIYVQGTCFHLHKEPLASRSTYLKRQLTELSEITLPLNITAETFALVADFCYGTHVVLTPFNVAALRTAAEVLGMTDNKRDENLRQITEKYFRRVIVVNRELAQIVFGSCLRLLPEAETTAFLLSRCVEALSDDGSEMDRVVDDIIDLAADEFEIVAETMHFRFTCHDVLYRIVDLYIQEHSGKITEEQKMEICNFIDCEKLSPQLLIHAVQNPRLPLRFIVRAMLIEQLNTRRAIFTSTAAATNHCAPQHHEENEVITLGSILQRDAAVREAAQLKEEMDATNSRIESLEKELAGMKKLLQKSEKETSLMEKKLLVGSEKERSIMGLRRRKLEREERSVMGSSRSASFHYGSTDAKIERGERGSTSFAGFRLGVRGAKTGGSSHEDSPRSKKNIGIGMGLIRRLKSTLWVSKSASKSHTKNKILSKEDGTAVKAENEDVSETTQQNEEASHKRRLTV